One part of the Bacteroidota bacterium genome encodes these proteins:
- a CDS encoding glycosyltransferase, which translates to MRILQLCNKFVYPPKDGGAIGIFNYTKAFSVLGNEVTLLAMNTTKHPYDIKYLPEEIKKLADWIAVDVDNEVKPFSALITLLQNRSYNIERFISAAYNDKLIELLHQKEFDVIQLEGLYLSPYVETIRTFSEARISMRSHNIEHEIWKRVADNEKSFVKRTYLKILAKQLKKYEIERVNKYDLMTSVTERDAQMLKSFGCELPIHVCPAPYDETILKSDKSKMEFPSVFFIGALDWMPNVEGLEWFLKTTWQKISSQFPDLKFYIAGRNAIQIKLPEAKNLVVVGEVENAYDFMNSKGIMIVPLFSGSGIRVKIIEGMALGKTIVSTSLGAEGIPCKDGQNILIADTPEAFAEKIAKCINEKIFFTLIGDNAYQFAKRQFSSHEVTSKLLEFLSERSPSDKQHLASA; encoded by the coding sequence ATGAGAATACTTCAGCTGTGCAACAAGTTTGTCTATCCGCCAAAGGATGGAGGTGCGATTGGTATTTTCAATTACACAAAAGCATTTTCAGTATTGGGAAATGAAGTGACCTTGCTGGCGATGAATACTACCAAGCATCCCTACGATATAAAATATCTTCCCGAAGAAATAAAAAAGCTGGCTGACTGGATTGCTGTGGATGTGGACAATGAAGTGAAACCGTTTTCAGCGTTGATAACCCTTTTGCAGAATCGCTCCTACAACATTGAAAGATTCATTTCCGCTGCTTATAATGATAAACTGATTGAACTCCTTCATCAGAAAGAATTTGATGTCATTCAGCTCGAAGGACTTTATCTTTCTCCTTATGTGGAAACCATCCGGACATTTTCTGAAGCCAGAATTTCTATGCGCTCGCACAACATTGAACATGAAATCTGGAAGCGGGTTGCTGATAACGAAAAAAGCTTTGTCAAAAGAACTTATCTGAAAATTCTCGCGAAGCAATTGAAGAAATATGAAATCGAACGCGTGAACAAATATGATTTGATGACTTCTGTTACGGAGCGTGATGCGCAAATGCTGAAATCGTTCGGATGTGAACTGCCAATTCATGTTTGTCCTGCTCCTTATGATGAAACAATCCTAAAGTCAGATAAAAGCAAAATGGAATTCCCTTCTGTATTTTTCATTGGCGCTTTGGATTGGATGCCGAATGTGGAAGGCCTTGAATGGTTTTTGAAAACTACCTGGCAAAAAATCAGTTCTCAGTTTCCCGATTTGAAATTCTACATTGCAGGCAGAAACGCAATCCAAATTAAATTACCGGAAGCAAAAAATCTGGTAGTGGTGGGCGAAGTTGAAAACGCCTATGATTTCATGAACTCAAAAGGAATAATGATTGTCCCTTTATTTTCGGGAAGCGGAATAAGAGTGAAGATCATTGAAGGAATGGCACTCGGAAAAACAATCGTCTCTACCTCTCTTGGCGCGGAAGGAATTCCCTGCAAGGACGGACAAAACATTCTGATTGCAGATACTCCTGAAGCATTTGCAGAGAAAATTGCTAAATGTATAAATGAAAAAATATTTTTTACTCTTATAGGGGACAATGCTTATCAGTTTGCAAAAAGACAATTCAGCAGTCATGAAGTTACAAGTAAACTTTTAGAATTCTTATCCGAAAGGAGTCCTTCGGACAAACAACATCTTGCCTCAGCATGA
- a CDS encoding LptF/LptG family permease, giving the protein MRTLNRYIIFSYIGPFLMTFFIAVFVLFLQFLWKYVDDLIGKGLETRTLVELFFYAALSMFPLALPLAILLSSLMTFGNLGEQFELVALKSSGISLQKIMFPLILVAFLTSVGAFFFSNNMLPFINLKMRSLIYDIQQKKPALNIKEGVFYNGIDGYTIRVEKKDDDGTTCHDIMIYDHTQNAGNNKVITAESGNLEMTPGKEFLIIQLFNGTSYEEMTDSKGENNYPLVRSKFKEQTVRFDLSGLRLVRSEEELFKSSYEMLNLQQIEEMIDSTITDKEKRISDFKKNFGEMLSENKIFKTSTSQVSTTNPSDTSRHFSNSRFGMHRSPNVPLITQNTSEEKMSKERLIDMALTMARSKKYYIESLLGEMENYDRPIIKLKVEWHKKFTLSIACLILFFVGAPLGAIIRKGGLGMPVVVSVIIFILFWVVTITGEKMSEEGALPPYLGMWIATVVTLPLGIFLTRKATSDSALFDTDSYLRPFQKLFRKRK; this is encoded by the coding sequence ATGCGAACACTGAACAGGTATATTATTTTCTCATACATCGGTCCATTCCTGATGACCTTTTTCATTGCTGTATTCGTTCTTTTCCTCCAGTTCCTCTGGAAATATGTGGATGATTTAATCGGCAAAGGACTGGAAACTCGCACGCTGGTCGAACTTTTTTTCTATGCAGCACTTTCCATGTTCCCGCTGGCTCTTCCCCTGGCAATTCTTCTTTCTTCGCTAATGACGTTTGGAAATCTTGGCGAGCAGTTTGAATTAGTTGCCCTGAAATCTTCGGGCATATCGCTTCAAAAAATCATGTTTCCGCTGATACTGGTTGCGTTCCTCACAAGCGTAGGAGCTTTTTTCTTTTCCAACAATATGCTTCCGTTCATCAACTTGAAAATGCGCTCCCTTATTTATGACATTCAGCAGAAAAAACCTGCGCTTAATATCAAGGAGGGCGTTTTTTATAATGGCATTGACGGTTACACGATTCGCGTGGAGAAAAAAGATGATGACGGAACAACCTGTCATGACATTATGATTTATGACCATACTCAAAATGCAGGAAACAATAAAGTAATTACAGCCGAATCAGGCAACCTTGAAATGACTCCTGGTAAAGAATTTTTAATCATTCAGCTTTTCAACGGAACCAGTTATGAGGAAATGACGGATTCAAAAGGTGAAAACAATTATCCTCTTGTGCGAAGCAAATTCAAGGAACAAACAGTGCGGTTTGATTTATCAGGATTACGCCTTGTGCGCAGCGAAGAAGAATTATTCAAATCAAGCTACGAGATGCTGAACCTACAGCAGATCGAAGAAATGATTGACTCCACAATAACAGATAAAGAAAAAAGAATTTCTGATTTCAAAAAAAACTTCGGTGAAATGCTTTCTGAAAATAAAATATTCAAGACCTCCACTTCGCAGGTTTCAACAACAAATCCGTCAGACACAAGCAGACATTTCAGCAATAGCCGCTTCGGGATGCACCGCTCACCGAATGTTCCATTAATTACCCAAAATACTTCTGAGGAAAAAATGAGCAAAGAGCGTTTGATTGACATGGCATTGACTATGGCAAGAAGTAAAAAATATTATATAGAAAGCTTGCTTGGTGAAATGGAAAATTATGACAGACCTATCATAAAGCTGAAGGTTGAGTGGCATAAAAAGTTTACTCTCTCGATTGCCTGTCTGATTTTATTTTTTGTTGGCGCACCACTTGGAGCTATTATCCGCAAGGGAGGATTAGGAATGCCTGTGGTGGTTTCTGTTATTATATTTATTTTATTCTGGGTGGTGACTATTACCGGAGAAAAAATGTCCGAAGAAGGTGCTCTTCCTCCATATCTTGGAATGTGGATTGCCACTGTTGTCACGCTTCCCCTCGGAATTTTTCTTACCCGGAAAGCAACTTCTGATTCCGCTTTATTTGATACTGATTCCTACCTGAGGCCATTTCAAAAACTCTTCCGGAAAAGAAAATGA
- a CDS encoding glycosyltransferase family 2 protein, which yields MKKGKKIVVVLPAYNAELTLKQTYDEIPFDIVDDVVLVDDCSSDKTVEVAKQIGIKHVIRHEKNKGYGGNQKTCYDKALSLGADIVIMLHPDYQYTPMLIPSMANIIVNDLYEVVLGSRILGKGALQGGMPIYKYIFNRFLTFAENILLNQKLSEYHTGYRAFSKKILEKINYHANSDDFVFDNQMLSQIIFAGYEIAEVTCPTKYFKDASSINFSRSMKYGMGVMGVSFLHFFCKMGLMKSEMYKLRS from the coding sequence ATGAAGAAAGGAAAAAAAATAGTTGTGGTACTTCCTGCCTACAATGCTGAACTTACTTTAAAGCAGACCTATGATGAAATTCCTTTTGACATTGTTGATGATGTGGTGCTGGTAGATGATTGCAGCAGCGATAAAACAGTGGAAGTGGCAAAGCAGATTGGGATCAAGCATGTGATTCGCCACGAAAAGAACAAGGGGTATGGTGGTAATCAGAAAACCTGCTATGATAAAGCACTTTCTCTCGGTGCGGATATTGTCATTATGCTTCATCCCGATTACCAGTACACGCCCATGCTTATTCCTTCCATGGCGAATATTATTGTGAATGATTTGTATGAAGTGGTGCTGGGTTCACGGATTTTGGGGAAGGGCGCGCTGCAAGGTGGAATGCCGATTTATAAATATATCTTCAACCGCTTTCTCACTTTTGCCGAAAATATTTTGCTGAATCAAAAGCTTTCCGAATATCATACCGGCTATCGAGCATTTTCAAAAAAGATATTAGAGAAAATAAATTACCACGCAAATTCAGATGATTTCGTTTTCGATAACCAGATGCTTTCCCAGATTATTTTTGCCGGCTATGAAATTGCGGAAGTTACCTGCCCGACAAAATATTTTAAAGATGCATCTTCCATCAACTTCAGCAGAAGTATGAAGTACGGTATGGGAGTGATGGGAGTTTCCTTCCTGCATTTCTTCTGCAAAATGGGTTTGATGAAATCGGAGATGTATAAGTTGAGGAGTTAG
- a CDS encoding T9SS type A sorting domain-containing protein: MKTQYHKSLILNCYCISLSAHLFISTFSFSQPYYIRTDTIPVYNGTDTLKFPWVGGHNFCQFSDIDLNFDGIKDLFVFDRTGNKITTYLNGGTPNKVDYTHAQQYQSQFPHLESWVLLIDYNCDGLKDIFTYNYAFPSGIRVYKNVSTSPNLQFSLVKTNLSDFGPLVANIYTSPQGLPAIDDIDGDGDLDVLVFLIGGWTVDYHINKSQEMGYGCDSLIFQLDTNGCWGNFTESSASCTAVLSSCRMGNQLQPDNSNPIVIQSPYKQPNDNRTALDNGGSCLLCLDMDADGDKEFYLGQLGCCTPSFLTNGGTPSAANMTSVTNNFPAGSTPINITSFPCAYFVDVNNDNKRDLIVSPSSPSGSINNESIWYYENTGTDNAPVFIRKNRKLFQDEMIDVGEGADPVFFDFDNDGLTDLLISNYDVMRDSCPFSYKYNVTAYKNNGTLSSPEFNFVTADYANLSSLLPASSSKHLTFGDVDGDGDADMFIGDYDGKIHYFQNTGNTGPAVFTTLPVLNYPDNTGTPIDIGSNATPQLIDADRDGDLDLIIGERTGNINYYKNIGTSTTPSYSLVTTSFGGVDVLKPCCTGYSVPFMYDSAGSYRMIIGSEANRNYPLQGWLWYYKNIDGNLNGNFTYVDSMYMSIWEGMRMTVTGKDITGDGLMDLVIGNYCGGVAFYLGDTTTTSIAEINSPTFDFSIYPNPTNGQIQVISNQYSVIGIEIHNMLGEKVYTSPITDYRLPITIDLSSQPNGIYFCKVTGEKFSRTKKLILIR, from the coding sequence ATGAAAACCCAGTATCATAAATCTCTAATTCTAAATTGCTATTGCATCAGCCTATCGGCTCATTTGTTCATCAGCACATTTTCATTCTCACAACCCTATTACATCCGCACAGACACCATTCCTGTTTACAACGGAACCGACACACTTAAATTTCCCTGGGTGGGCGGGCATAACTTCTGCCAGTTCTCCGATATTGACTTGAACTTTGACGGTATCAAAGACCTTTTTGTTTTTGACCGAACAGGAAACAAAATCACCACCTACCTCAATGGCGGCACGCCAAACAAAGTTGATTACACTCATGCCCAGCAATATCAATCGCAATTCCCTCACCTTGAAAGCTGGGTACTCCTGATTGATTACAACTGCGATGGGCTGAAAGATATTTTCACTTATAACTATGCTTTCCCCAGCGGCATACGCGTGTATAAAAATGTTTCAACGTCTCCCAACCTGCAATTCTCTCTTGTAAAAACCAACCTTTCTGACTTCGGTCCACTGGTTGCAAACATCTATACCAGCCCGCAGGGATTGCCTGCTATTGACGATATTGATGGTGATGGCGATTTAGACGTTCTTGTTTTTTTAATTGGCGGCTGGACGGTTGATTATCATATCAACAAATCCCAAGAGATGGGCTACGGCTGCGACAGTTTGATTTTTCAGCTAGACACAAACGGATGCTGGGGAAATTTCACAGAAAGCAGCGCCTCCTGCACCGCAGTGTTGAGTTCCTGCCGAATGGGAAACCAACTGCAGCCAGACAATAGTAATCCAATAGTAATTCAATCGCCATACAAACAACCGAATGACAACCGAACTGCTTTGGATAATGGCGGCTCCTGCCTTTTATGTTTAGATATGGATGCCGATGGCGATAAAGAATTTTACCTCGGTCAGCTCGGATGCTGCACGCCCTCCTTTCTCACCAATGGCGGCACTCCGTCTGCTGCAAACATGACCTCTGTTACAAATAATTTTCCTGCCGGTTCAACTCCCATCAACATTACTTCTTTTCCCTGCGCCTATTTTGTTGATGTGAATAATGATAACAAGCGCGACCTCATTGTTTCTCCGAGTTCGCCAAGCGGTTCCATAAACAACGAAAGTATTTGGTACTATGAAAATACAGGCACAGACAATGCCCCCGTATTCATTCGCAAAAACAGAAAACTTTTTCAGGATGAAATGATTGATGTGGGCGAAGGAGCAGACCCCGTGTTTTTTGATTTCGATAATGACGGACTTACCGACTTGCTTATCTCCAACTATGATGTGATGCGCGATAGTTGTCCTTTTTCCTATAAATACAATGTGACCGCTTATAAAAATAACGGAACACTGTCTTCTCCTGAATTTAATTTTGTCACTGCTGATTATGCAAACCTGTCCTCACTTCTTCCCGCTTCTTCAAGCAAACATCTTACGTTCGGAGATGTTGATGGCGATGGAGATGCTGATATGTTTATCGGGGATTACGATGGCAAGATTCATTATTTTCAAAACACAGGAAACACCGGTCCCGCAGTTTTTACAACTCTTCCCGTTCTTAACTATCCTGATAACACAGGCACGCCAATTGACATAGGCAGTAACGCAACACCTCAGCTGATAGATGCCGACCGCGATGGAGATCTGGATTTAATTATTGGAGAGCGCACAGGAAATATTAATTACTATAAAAACATAGGAACTTCTACCACACCCTCCTACTCGCTTGTTACAACTTCCTTTGGCGGAGTGGATGTGTTGAAACCCTGCTGCACGGGCTACAGCGTTCCGTTCATGTATGACAGCGCAGGAAGTTACAGGATGATTATCGGCAGCGAAGCAAACAGAAATTATCCTCTACAGGGCTGGCTCTGGTATTATAAAAACATTGATGGAAATCTAAATGGAAACTTTACTTATGTTGATTCCATGTATATGAGCATCTGGGAGGGCATGCGAATGACAGTTACCGGCAAAGACATTACAGGAGACGGACTGATGGATTTAGTAATAGGAAATTACTGCGGAGGAGTTGCCTTTTATCTGGGAGATACAACCACAACATCTATTGCTGAAATAAATTCACCTACTTTTGATTTTTCAATCTACCCGAATCCTACTAACGGACAAATACAAGTAATCAGTAATCAGTATTCGGTAATTGGTATTGAAATTCATAATATGCTTGGAGAAAAAGTTTACACTTCACCAATTACTGATTACCGATTACCAATTACCATTGACCTTTCTTCTCAACCCAATGGAATATATTTTTGCAAAGTAACCGGAGAAAAATTCAGCAGAACAAAGAAACTTATTCTGATAAGATAA
- a CDS encoding SIMPL domain-containing protein gives MKNKSFILMLTAFLSAVLISCNCCDNKSESPKKIDVTGSAEMEFVPNEIYMTFTLKEYLDASKKKIKLETIKTDFLALCKEAGVADSNISISSYTGNERWDYYWYKRRKSEPDFMGSISYAVKVSSTDKLDKIVSGLNENAIDNFNISKTSHSDIEQFRKDVKTKALIASKAKAEYLAKSIGEEIGEALLIQEIENSYTGYYSNAYSNSNVVSQTAMNMEGDNSSGPNFQKIKLRYEMKVEFKLK, from the coding sequence ATGAAAAACAAATCATTCATTTTAATGCTCACCGCCTTTTTGTCTGCCGTTTTAATTTCCTGCAATTGCTGTGATAACAAATCAGAATCGCCCAAGAAAATTGATGTTACAGGCAGTGCTGAAATGGAATTTGTTCCCAATGAGATTTATATGACCTTCACCCTGAAAGAATACCTGGATGCTTCAAAGAAAAAAATAAAACTTGAAACCATTAAAACAGATTTTCTTGCACTCTGCAAAGAAGCAGGCGTGGCGGACAGCAACATCAGCATATCCAGCTATACCGGAAATGAGCGATGGGATTATTACTGGTACAAAAGGCGCAAGTCTGAACCTGATTTTATGGGTTCTATTTCGTATGCTGTAAAAGTAAGTTCAACTGACAAGCTGGATAAAATAGTATCGGGTTTAAATGAAAATGCAATAGATAATTTCAACATCAGTAAAACTTCGCATAGCGACATTGAGCAATTTCGCAAAGATGTAAAAACCAAAGCGCTTATTGCCAGCAAAGCAAAAGCTGAATACCTGGCAAAAAGCATTGGCGAAGAAATAGGCGAGGCATTGCTTATTCAGGAAATTGAAAATAGTTATACCGGTTATTATTCAAACGCATATAGCAACAGCAATGTGGTGAGCCAGACTGCAATGAATATGGAAGGTGATAATTCTTCAGGACCTAATTTTCAGAAAATAAAACTGCGCTACGAAATGAAGGTTGAGTTCAAGCTGAAGTAG
- the bamA gene encoding outer membrane protein assembly factor BamA produces the protein MKKVLFFFLLLNTHYSILNTCHAQQLISSDTISVDYSKPVEYEIAGVTISGAGSLDNSVLLSMAGLYVGDKIKIPGDATSTAIKNLWKEGFFEDVKIVATKIQGKNIFIEIQVKERPRLSKFSFKGLKKGEADDLKEKLNLNRGKVVTENLVVTTKQITLDHLVDKGYMNATVVVAQEKDSALANSVILYIKVNKGQKVRIREVEFHGNTSIKSGKLRRAMKETRRKRWYAIFNSHTLLESKYEEDKKKVIEKYLGKGYRDATITKDTIYKIGSRFIGIDLFVNEGKKYYFRNITWVGNSKYSSKELDKNLGVKKGDVFNQSLLESRLFGNPNGTDVSSLYMDDGYLFFQVTPVEVLVEGDSIDMEIRIYEGKQATINKITIKGNTKTNDHVIMRELHTRPGQLFRRSDVIRSQRELSILGYFDTEKMGVNPTPHPENGTVDIEYVVEEKSSDQLELSGGFGQNRVVGSLGVTFGNFSARNFFKKGAWQPLPTGDGQRLSIRAQSNGAYYQSLNMSFTEPWWGGKKPNSLSLTPYVNRITNGRTKSDTQFGELDIWGMSAGLGRRKKVPDDFFQAQYEINYQYYALKNYRSVFTFTDGFSNNLNFKYTLSRNSVDDLIYPKSGSQLLFSGQATLPYSIWKRDVQGKDINYADLADSKKYKWIEYYKFKFTSAWYTRIVDKLVLYTRFGYGWLGYYNKDLGITPFERFFLGGSGLTGYNPLDGREIIALRGYDDGEVFDYKKPTSNVGAASIVKYTAELRYPISLNPSATIYGLAFAEAGNSWASVRDFKPFDVKRSAGIGIRFFLPMFGMLGFDYGWRFDDVPFRPGMQKSQFHFTIGYNLGEL, from the coding sequence GTGAAAAAAGTCCTTTTCTTTTTCCTTCTTCTCAATACTCACTACTCAATACTCAACACTTGCCATGCTCAGCAACTGATTTCTTCCGACACTATTTCTGTTGATTACTCAAAGCCCGTAGAATATGAAATTGCAGGCGTAACTATTTCAGGAGCCGGCTCGCTCGACAACAGCGTGCTTCTTTCCATGGCGGGATTATACGTGGGAGATAAAATAAAAATTCCGGGAGATGCTACCTCCACCGCCATCAAAAACTTATGGAAAGAAGGTTTTTTTGAGGATGTGAAAATTGTTGCGACAAAGATTCAGGGCAAAAATATTTTTATCGAAATACAGGTAAAGGAGCGTCCGCGCCTTTCCAAGTTTTCTTTCAAAGGTTTGAAGAAGGGAGAAGCGGATGACCTGAAAGAAAAACTCAACCTCAACCGCGGAAAGGTGGTAACTGAAAACCTGGTGGTAACCACAAAACAAATAACGCTCGATCACCTGGTGGATAAAGGATACATGAACGCCACCGTGGTGGTTGCTCAGGAAAAAGACAGCGCTCTTGCGAACAGTGTGATTCTTTACATCAAAGTGAACAAAGGGCAGAAAGTCAGAATCAGGGAAGTGGAATTTCACGGCAACACAAGCATTAAGAGCGGAAAGCTGAGAAGAGCCATGAAAGAAACAAGGCGCAAACGCTGGTACGCCATTTTCAATTCACACACGCTCCTTGAATCAAAATACGAAGAAGACAAGAAAAAAGTGATTGAGAAATATCTGGGTAAAGGTTATCGTGATGCGACAATTACCAAAGACACCATTTACAAAATTGGCAGCCGCTTCATCGGCATCGACCTTTTTGTGAACGAAGGCAAAAAATATTATTTCCGCAACATCACCTGGGTGGGCAATTCAAAATATTCATCCAAAGAGCTGGACAAAAATCTGGGCGTTAAAAAAGGCGATGTGTTCAACCAGTCATTGCTTGAATCGCGTTTGTTCGGAAATCCAAACGGAACCGATGTCAGTTCTTTGTACATGGATGACGGCTATTTGTTTTTTCAGGTAACACCCGTAGAAGTTCTGGTGGAAGGCGATTCCATTGACATGGAAATACGGATTTACGAAGGCAAACAGGCAACCATTAATAAGATAACCATAAAAGGAAATACAAAAACGAATGACCATGTGATTATGCGGGAACTCCACACCCGCCCGGGACAATTGTTCCGCAGGAGCGATGTCATACGCTCGCAGCGCGAACTTTCCATACTCGGATATTTCGACACGGAAAAAATGGGTGTCAACCCCACTCCTCATCCTGAAAACGGAACGGTGGACATTGAATATGTGGTGGAAGAAAAATCATCTGACCAGTTGGAACTCTCAGGCGGTTTTGGGCAGAACAGGGTGGTGGGCTCGCTCGGGGTAACGTTTGGAAATTTTTCGGCACGAAACTTTTTTAAGAAAGGAGCATGGCAGCCGCTTCCTACGGGCGATGGACAGCGTTTGAGCATACGCGCCCAATCAAACGGTGCATATTACCAGTCGCTCAACATGTCGTTCACCGAGCCATGGTGGGGAGGAAAAAAACCAAACTCGCTCAGCTTAACGCCTTACGTGAACCGCATCACCAACGGAAGAACAAAATCAGATACGCAGTTTGGCGAACTGGATATATGGGGAATGTCGGCAGGGCTTGGAAGAAGAAAAAAAGTTCCGGATGATTTTTTTCAGGCGCAGTATGAAATCAACTACCAGTATTATGCGCTCAAGAATTATCGCAGCGTTTTTACTTTCACCGATGGCTTCTCCAACAATCTGAATTTTAAATACACCCTTTCGCGCAACTCGGTGGATGATCTGATCTATCCGAAGAGCGGCTCGCAACTGTTATTCTCAGGGCAGGCAACCTTACCCTACTCCATCTGGAAGCGCGATGTGCAGGGAAAAGATATTAATTATGCCGATCTTGCCGACAGCAAAAAATACAAATGGATTGAATATTACAAATTCAAATTCACTTCAGCATGGTATACCAGAATTGTAGACAAACTGGTATTATACACACGTTTCGGCTATGGCTGGCTGGGCTATTACAATAAAGATTTAGGAATAACTCCTTTTGAAAGATTCTTTCTGGGAGGAAGCGGACTCACGGGCTACAATCCGTTAGACGGAAGAGAAATCATTGCCCTGCGCGGATACGATGACGGTGAAGTTTTCGATTACAAAAAACCAACGAGCAACGTGGGAGCCGCCTCCATTGTAAAATACACGGCTGAACTGCGCTATCCTATTTCGCTCAACCCCAGCGCCACCATTTACGGGCTTGCTTTTGCCGAAGCGGGCAACTCATGGGCATCCGTGCGTGATTTCAAACCCTTTGATGTGAAACGATCTGCCGGAATCGGCATCCGGTTCTTTTTGCCTATGTTCGGAATGCTGGGCTTTGATTATGGCTGGAGGTTTGACGATGTGCCCTTCCGCCCCGGTATGCAAAAATCACAATTCCATTTTACGATTGGGTATAATCTGGGGGAACTTTAA
- a CDS encoding isoprenyl transferase, with product MAVISDIDKLKLPKHVAVIMDGNGRWAKQKGKLRIFGHQHGVASVRNVTEAAAELGIQYLTLYAFSTENWNRPKMEVDALMELLVGTIHKEVKTLNKNKIRLMTIGNIKSLPKNCQTELADAIKQTSQNDRMTLVLALSYSSKWEIMEAVKQIAEKAKKNEIPVDKIDETLFSSCLCTKEIPDPELLIRTSGEQRISNFLLWQIAYSELYFTEKLWPDFSKEDFYEAILDYQNRERRFGKTSEQVRV from the coding sequence ATGGCGGTTATTTCAGATATAGATAAATTAAAACTCCCAAAGCATGTAGCCGTCATTATGGATGGCAACGGCAGGTGGGCAAAGCAAAAAGGGAAACTGAGGATTTTCGGGCATCAGCATGGAGTAGCTTCCGTAAGAAACGTAACGGAGGCAGCAGCTGAACTCGGCATTCAATACCTCACTCTTTACGCCTTCTCTACAGAAAACTGGAATCGCCCCAAGATGGAAGTTGACGCTTTGATGGAACTCCTCGTTGGCACTATTCATAAAGAAGTAAAGACCCTGAACAAAAATAAAATCCGTTTGATGACAATTGGAAATATCAAATCGCTTCCGAAAAACTGCCAGACAGAACTTGCAGACGCTATTAAACAAACCTCTCAAAATGACCGCATGACGCTTGTGCTCGCGCTGAGTTACAGTTCAAAATGGGAAATCATGGAGGCGGTGAAACAAATTGCAGAGAAAGCAAAGAAGAATGAAATTCCGGTTGATAAAATAGACGAAACACTTTTCTCTTCATGCCTCTGCACAAAAGAAATTCCGGATCCTGAGCTTCTGATACGCACCAGCGGAGAACAGCGCATCAGCAATTTTTTACTATGGCAGATAGCGTATTCAGAACTTTACTTCACAGAAAAGCTCTGGCCCGATTTCAGCAAAGAAGATTTTTATGAAGCCATTCTTGATTATCAGAACAGGGAAAGACGATTTGGAAAAACAAGCGAGCAAGTGAGGGTATAG